A region of the Acidobacteriota bacterium genome:
TCGATCTGCAACGGCCTGGTACACGCTGTGAAGGCTCTTGGGGTCGACGCCGATCTCACCGGGGGAGAAGTCAATCTGCAGCTCCCTGGGCCGACAACCACCGTGCCCTGTTTCGAAGCGCCCGCGGGTGGTGAGGTGACGGTTGCGGGCCGCAAGCTGATCGGTTCGGCGATGCGGGCGCACGGCTCCGCGATCCTCCAGCATGGTGCAATTCTCATCGGCTGGAACGGCCGCCTGCAGGCCGGAGCGATGGGGCTGCCGGACGATTCTTCGCTCCGGCGCCGAGTCACGACTCTCGAGGACGAAACTGGACGGCGCGTTGCTCGTTCCATCCTCGAACAGGCGCTGGTCGATGCCTTGGCCGACGAACTCGGCGTCGAATTCGTCACGAGCGAGATGAGCACCCGCGAGTATTCCCTCGAATCCGAAAATCTCGGTTCATTCTCCCTCGACGCCTGATTCCTTCCTGATCCTCGGCTTGATCACCGGCAGGAGGGCGAGCCCGGGCAGGGCGAGGGCGGTGGTGATGGCGAAGAAGATTGCGTAACCGAGGTTCTCGACACCGATTCCGGTAAATGCACCCGCCACATCACGTGTCAGCGCAAACATCGCCGACAGGATCGCGTACTGGGTCGCCGCGTGTTCTTTGTCGCAGAGGTTCATGAGGAAGGAGAGGAATGCGGCGGTCCCCAGCCCCTGGGTAAACGACTCGATAACCGAGGCGACGTAGATGCTCTCGCGCGGGAGTTCGATCGCAGCCACCGCAACGTAACCGAGATTCGAGACCAGCTGGGCAAGCCCCAGCCACAGCAGCGCCTTGAAGATCCCGTACCGGTTGGTGAACCAGCCACCCGTGATTGCGCCGAGAATGGTGAGCACGGTCCCCAGGCTGA
Encoded here:
- a CDS encoding lipoate--protein ligase family protein: MTAQATQWRLIVDGNLPGTRNMARDVAILHAVADGLAPPTLRLYGWDPPCLTLGRHQGPEAANLDFCQAEGIDVVRRPTGGRALLHDSELTYAVVAPVGTGPLPRNLQEAYRSICNGLVHAVKALGVDADLTGGEVNLQLPGPTTTVPCFEAPAGGEVTVAGRKLIGSAMRAHGSAILQHGAILIGWNGRLQAGAMGLPDDSSLRRRVTTLEDETGRRVARSILEQALVDALADELGVEFVTSEMSTREYSLESENLGSFSLDA